The DNA window CGCGGCGTAGCCTATTTCTTCGCGCGGCTCGCCCTCCAGCCGCGGTCGGATCTGAATGATCACTTTCTGATCGAGCAGGCTCAGAAAATCGAGCAGCTTATCTGTTGTGAACCGGCTGAAGTGGCCATTCATGAGGTGGGAGACATCCGGTTGTGCAATCTTCAGCAACTGAGCTGTCTCCCGCTGTTTCAGGCCGCGGTCCTTGAGAATCCGAAAGACGTAGAAGCCGATTCTGGCACGCCGGTGCAATTCAGTTGCGTCGGCCAGCCCGAGATCCGCGAAGACGTTGTCGGTGCCGTGTTCATGGGGTCTAGCCATTGTCGCGTTCATTTATTGCTAACTCCTGAGCATCTTTGAGTCACTTTCGAATGACTTCCAGGTCTTCCCGAGGCGTTTGGCCCCCTCTCCCTCCCATCCATACCATCGATCGTCGTATCGGGGGATTGAAGCCCTCGTCTAGCGGGTGAGTCATTTATAGTGAATTTTCTATGTCTGGTTCCGGGCGAGTACAGGTACCATAGAAGACTATCACCTGGCCACTCTCTTCCCAGACACATTTCACCAGTCAAACGTAACGTCCTCTGCACTTTTTTAATTTGATTGCGAAACACAATCAGCGGTCAGACGAAGGAGATCTTTAGCCGTTATTGATCCCGTTGGGGCGACTCGTAGGTGGTTTCATCACTGCATAGA is part of the Rhodothermales bacterium genome and encodes:
- a CDS encoding helix-turn-helix transcriptional regulator; protein product: MARPHEHGTDNVFADLGLADATELHRRARIGFYVFRILKDRGLKQRETAQLLKIAQPDVSHLMNGHFSRFTTDKLLDFLSLLDQKVIIQIRPRLEGEPREEIGYAA